A part of Aegilops tauschii subsp. strangulata cultivar AL8/78 chromosome 2, Aet v6.0, whole genome shotgun sequence genomic DNA contains:
- the LOC109752465 gene encoding uncharacterized protein, with protein MGFVSFVGRVLFASVFLLSAYQEFSEFGTDGGPAAKSLKPKFNLFVKQVSAGIGMAVPHIDIKSVIAFTMFLKAFGGLLFIISSSFGALVLLVYLAFITPVVYDFYNYEMESQQFAKLFTMFSQNLALFGALLFFLGMKNSIPRRHSKRRTAKAKTT; from the exons ATGGGGTTCGTCTCCTTCGTCGGGAGGGTGCTCTTCGCCTCCGTCTTCCTCCTCTCCGCCTACCAAGA GTTCAGTGAGTTTGGAACGGATGGAGGACCAGCAGCAAAGTCTCTGAAGCCCAAGTTCAACCTGTTTGTCAAGCAGGTGTCCGCCGGCATTGGGATGGCGGTGCCACACATTGAC ATCAAGTCTGTCATTGCCTTTACCATGTTTCTTAAAGCCTTTGGTGGTCTCCTTTTCATCATCAGCAGCTCGTTCGGAGCGCTCGTACTG CTTGTTTACTTGGCATTCATAACCCCTGTCGTGTACGACTTCTACAACTACGAGATGGAGTCCCAGCAATTTGCCAAGCTCTTCACCATGTTTTCACAG aACCTGGCCCTCTTCGGCGCGCTGCTCTTCTTCCTGGGAATGAAGAACTCCATCCCAAGGAGGCACTCCAAGAGAAGGACCGCAAAGGCTAAGACAACCTGA